The Pieris rapae chromosome 11, ilPieRapa1.1, whole genome shotgun sequence nucleotide sequence AACAAATCGTTGAACAGTTAAACTAAAGAGTTTATTatacagtaaaattataataaaatcatatttaccAAATCATTATGAGCGAATGGTGAGCCTTGCTCTGAATTTTTGATGGGTATTGTGATGAAAGGCAGTGAAAAATCTAATCCAACctgtaatttacataaaaccgTTACAATAATGTTAAACAGGAAATAAACTAATCTTAACGCCTTACCTAAAGCCTGCGTTTTCTTAATACCGGAAACACATTGACAGTTAccgataaataattatgacgtaattattaatgatttcgaattaaataaattgcgtgcgtacaaagtacacctgtcagaaatgaaacttctttgtaaattattactaaggtaaaagacCCAGGttatcatgtaccagtataagATCACTCCATgtgttttgatatttatattcacaTAGTATAGGTgctaatcataatataaataaataaaaaaactgcgTTTACCGCACAAGGCGTTATGcaacagaattgccatctaaagttctaatatgtaactattaaACGAATTCATCAACAAATAGCGATCGATCTCCctatctcactctctctcatttcttcgacaaaaacgctgcatacCTTCGTGACGTTATATCCGTAATAATTTTACCCTCATgtgcctaaagaagtttcactttaaacaaagtacataaaaagtgaattaaatatatcattatacatatataggatgataaaataattttaatttcactacAAAAGATTCTGTTAAGAAAGATGAGTCAGGGccccagatttctgtatctgtttcgtgatcattggTTAATGTAATAGGTAGGAAGGccagaaaaagaagaagaagaaggaagatcatttgttaatctaataggctatGCGTGACACGCCGTTGAGTTTTTCGGTCTAAGGCATACCGGTTTCCTCtgtgatgttttccttcaccgttcgagcgaatgttaaatgcgcataaaATCAATCGGtatagccggggatcgaaccaacgaccaCGCGGATGTGAGTCGTATGCTGAAGGTACTATAAACTCTGTCcaatagacaaaaaaatatcatccgaaattaaaataaaattcacttGCCTGAAGATCGTCTTTAGAAGcatcaaaagaaaatatcttCGGTTGTCTAGGCTCCTGTTCACAATAAGCGAATGCTAcgcaaatacaaatatataaacttttaaccAACATTGTACCACGAACAAATAAAAAGTGATAAGTGTTACTCGTGCGAAAATGGTCAACCGTTTGTTGTCATTTCATGGaaaatttacagaaatagCCGAGGAAATTGCATGTTGGTTTGCGATTTTAAGTTCCGCAGTTATTGTTACAAATGATAAGCAAAGAAGATAATGTAGATATTGTAATGTATAGACCTGCCATTTCTTTTCACTACGTAACTTCGGTACTGGTTCATTATTTGAAGAGAGACgaatttaaactatttcatttttttcgatcaattaattcattttatgcATAGATAATTTTCAGTCCACTTGCATTGCTATTTATCGCCAGTAGACATGCCATgtcaacaattattatagGAATATCTGAGTTCCCATTCGactctatattttataagctcTACTGATCTAAGTATATAATTGCTTTTACGCCTGTCGAGTTTGATGTCGTTTaaaatgatgtttttttaatgacataataataacagttcTCACATCTTTCTGTTTAGTGGCAAGGGGATAGCGATGGTGCAAGAAGATATGCGAAGAAACGCTTGTTAAacggttaaaaataaagtttttcgtTGTGAggaaactatattatttaattattaataagtatatatatatatactcacATATTGCTCACACTGATGcctctgaaatattttataatgtaacgaCATGAAAAAactgattattttaatcagaACTCAAGAGATTCGTATTTCCTCACAacgaaaaactttatttttaacctgttttatataaatgtatatataaatacaaaattagtatataaaattatttcttgtatGGATAGTTGATACTTACCTTACGATAGTAATGAAgcatacaaaacaataacaaaaaaacttgtatTGTAAAAGTATGAAACGTGAGGCTTTAGGCCTGTTGttagtatttttgaagttttcttttggcgcgttagggaaattAGCTATAGTTAACATTTATAGATTTTCTAATGTCGTTCATCTAAGgtagaataaaatttttgaaaagattttatctTGTTTCGTCAAAGAATAACTTCTGATGCGTGTACAAATACACACATTACGCACTTAATACTCACATACTTATTCATGCACTCAGGCGTGTTGATAACGgttgaaaaaagataaataaaataaggttaaataatgaaattattttaaggaattaagaatttagtttgtttatggaTGAGCTGTGAACCCTGacataggtattttttatttaaaagggtttccaaatgttacacctaggaatgaaattgtacctacttaaaatgaataaactctttttaattaatataaataatacatagcttcaatctgttaaaaaattgttttctttaaatgtgtaaaagtaatgttaataaaagacaatattactactattttctcaaattttttatagattaaaaattctatatttattctaccttagattttgtcttttaattgTGTCAATCATTATGTACAATAAAAGGaactatatattacattttttatcggACAAAATCTGTTATCATTGATTCTTATCAGGCttgataaaaaacaaaatcaattgaCTAGAAAACTATTTGTGTTTATTCAACCTTTGAATTCTAAACtttgttaacataaatattattgaagcaTATCATGTAAGAATTTACTTCTGCGAATATTTATCTTGATCATATTAACACGAAGAGCAACAGACCAGGAATAAACACAGGCTGAATTGATCAATATGCTTAGTTTGTAGTATTTTCAACGTTTTATAAGACAGAGTTATGATTCAGCCCCTACAGTTATGTTCTGACTAAATAGCTGAAATGACCTGATATTACCTAAACAACTTAATCCAGGAAGTACAAATCACTTCAGTAATAAGAATTAACTGAAGTGATTTTCTTTTGTCACAATTATAGTATATGTCGCAACTAGCTTAATTGTCCgtttaattaacagcctagccgtttaactgAACAAAGTCGTTTAACTAACGGCTTAGCCGTacataaaaccgtacaaataatattaaaatgtacatgtctatgtttaaaacatatcaaatagctttttaattattttgcaaacTGGTGTGAGTTAAAATAttggatattggcacagtctgtcattttcatacaaaggtctatccatatacaccgatccgacctaccatgaaTAACTTGTATCGACCGATGGCTATTACTATCCCTCGGTTGGTTTTTGGTAAACATTTctgaatatattaatgaaatgaaatacgtttatttgaaacataagatcattatggtatcacttattccacgtcattaaattcgaacctgttggcatccctaactcatcggcaaagataagatctatctcagatggtctaAATATATTGAGATagattattgggtttgggtgtAAGTCTCAATGGAAGTACGCATATGATCACGACTATGTGTACAGATGCGTAAAAATATCAACAGTGACTTAACCGTAGTTTCATCGTGGAGACAATTCTTAAGATTACGATATCGTCATGCTGTTGTAACGTCATTGTTTCCTCATACAATTGTTCCGGGGCAGATGCCGGAACGACACGTATATAGTGAATATGGTGATATGGGGACCGGCAGTGCAAGATGGCATCTAAGATAGTTTTGTTGGTTTTAGTGGCTGGCGCCAGTGTGAGAGGAGATTATAGGAGCGACGGGTAAGTgagcatgtttttttttaattctaaacatAAGacataattttctaataacaaaaaataagtaatgaataattatcgCAATACAGTGAGGACATGATGCCAGCAGGGCCTGATTAACCCTTAGGTTATTAGCTGATTAGGTTGCAGCTCAGGGCGCGACGAAATCACGTCTTCGCTAGATCCTATGTATCATCCCCTGCATGTTTCAACTAGACTGAGacaaaatacgaaataaaCTGCATTTACAAGCAGGGAGATTTTAGTATCCAAATTAGATGAAGAATCAACGGTAGaaaaagtgtttaaaaatCTCGAAAGAAAGTCAAAAAGATACCAAAATAGATGAGTACTAACTACAGCTGCAAAGGCCTTTATTagcaataaaaacagaaaagttacttacatataaaagtgatttttaataaactattgaATTTGAGAAAAAATAAGATGGCGCATCTCGATGGATAGCCTAGAACTCTCGATTAGTCACTGGCTGTCACCGgcaccaaactttttaaatttgttttcatttttattttatttatttatattattactttgtaggttaaAAAAAGTCGTATTGGAAAAAGTTATGTACGCGCAATTTTCTAGGTTgacattaaaatcaaataagtattattgtattaagtatGTACTTCTAAAACTAAGGCTTAATATTCCAGTGGATTTTTACCAAGTCCAAGTTACCAAAGAACGGAAGATCAGCTAGCGGAGCCGTCTGCTAGAAGTGATAAGAGTAGAGACGAAAACAATGATCACGGGGATAGGACACAGAGATTCGGGATATCTTCATATGGAACTACCGTAAGTAAATCCAAAAAGTCTACAGACCTGAGACGATTTATTTTAGCCTGTCTGTCTAAAGTCAGGTCATAATTTTGAATCGATACTGGTATGTGTGATGATAATGTAGAAAAATTGAGATTCGTACATGCCGCTCAATATTTCAcgcattatttttttcgtaaaatatGATTAGTGTCATCAGTAGCGAATCTTAGAATTATGCATAAATTTCTTTGCTGCTTTGCTTGGGTCTGtaaaatttcatttgtatACGCTGACATCCAATAGACTACTATGAATGTATAGATCTTCATGAAAATCCGTTTAATATTGCCGAAGtagatagataaaaaaatcgtgttattatatttttgtctaataATTCCTCATGTTAAGtatttatactataattttatgaaacctTTTTTTCCAGGGTCCGTACGGAGGATCAGCTCCAGGGATCTACGGGCCGTTGAAAATAGACCTCGGAGGCGTTCTCCTGGGTTCTATATTAGGATTTGGTGCTGTGATAGTTTTACCCAAGATTATACACGCTTTCTCATATGGATATGGCGGCTATGGTCGaagtaatgtattatttaaaacaagatttattaaaaaccacGTGTGCGTCCGATTGTCTTCCTTCTTGAAAGTTACATAAACTTCGTTGTTGTATGAAAGTTTCAAGGGCCTTTTTAAACATTAGATTTAAACGTATGTCacgtgattttttaaatttttctttatatctgttatttttaagatcatttaataatgaaatattttcaggCGCAGAAAGCGACTTAGGCCAGTTATCTGATCTGTTAGGACATTTCGACCAGACACTTGGTAGATATAACGTGGACTCGGCATCTTGTATGCAGCGTCTTGCTTGTTCTTATGTGCAATTGGCAAATGAAAATATGGTCACTGGTAATGGAACCGACTTCGATACCATTCTGGCTTCTGTTGCTAAGTAAGTACTTGTGACCggaaattatctaaaaaatagttttattttatgccaAGAGTCAATTCATGATGAGTTTAAACTTTtactatcattatttatttacacatggTAAGTAGTTTTGGGATTCTGTTACAAAATAGTTTACTTACCAGGAAAAAAcgactaattatttatatctttacgaataattatttatgtcttaaattttttgtgggttttattttatacatttcttatttaaaaaaaagtttcgtgtaatggaaaaaaatgtgtgtttacttatgtacacgcgttagaagttatacttctttggcgtaacaatataaaatcttttcaaaaactttatctttcgccttatCCTAAGTTCTACGTTTGCAGAAATAACTACACTAAcattagaaaaaaactaaaatatcgaCTATAGCTAAGGTGTCAGTTTTTTAGTGACGGCGGGAGACGGACgacttcataaattattttaaaattattcatataatcatatcgcaatataatattaaatttaattatttttccagTAATGCACTGCTTCACCGGATGCTCGAAGGTACCTCTATTTACGAAGCGATGTCAGCTGGTCGATCTTTGGAAACGGACTGCCACCAGCGGTATTCTAAATGTAGGCTTGATAAGAACACTGTCGTCAAAATCATCACGCAAATGATACCAACTtagatttctaaataaatgcttttttcaataaaaaaacgtttttttagtTCAAACCTGAAATGTATACATTGTTGTTGCATGACGCATTGCATGCTTCAAATTAAAGCCAATTAAGGACCGATCTGGTAAACAAACTCCAAAAAAGGACATTGTTTCTTACCATTTTTCGTCATCATTTCTAAAAGGGACAATGGAAatttatgtatccattttaaAAGATCGATatacgatttaaataacttcgctTGATAGAACAAAATCCAATTATAGTCAAATTTTCGCcactttgaattcattttataacgAAAATGTATGTGGAACATGATTTTGAAACTGAcgcgatatattttatctcaaGTCTAGTAATCCATGTCAGAAAAACAtgataaaattagattaatttaatgttttacataacttattattacgGGCCGGGTGCCTATTTGCTCCAGCTCCCCACTGCTTGCAGTCAGTTATTTTAAACGGTGATCATGATGATCACGAAGATCATGACATATCAAAGGTTCAAATCCCAAAAAAGATACTGAGATTCTTCTAACAGCAAATATTTCATGGTAGCCGTAGGTAATTAATTTGACTGAGCCAGTATCGTTCTTTAGCTTACGTTACTCAAAAAATGGGAAACAAAATCCAATAAAAAACCACgtacaaatttaacaatatattatgtcaatcAAACCCTATCTACAATATTGTTCTGATATGCTCATCAACTCATACAACCTTATTGCATTCTAAATACCTTTAGaaactatatttaactaatgtactAATTTAAGCACCAAAGCTGTTTTGAAATACCTACTTTCTAGTTATCCATAGTGAACGAGACTTTTCCCTCGACCTGGATATGCTTACACTAGCGTTATCTAACGTACTATGAGCTTAATAAACTTTTGTCACTTTTATTTTCAAGAAGAGTGTTAAGAACAAAACATTCATGGTTACGCACGTTTTTGGAGACCCTTAGACAAGTGCCTTTTAGTTTTTGAGTTGAATATTAGCGGGTCACGTGATGAGTAATTTTTGATAGATTTggttaatttcaataaaatttacaaagaacaaacaaatgctttaaatatgtattagacATATTTCATCAATTCACCGAAACGATgcgaattcaaaattttattctgttttattgtttggcATTTACAGTAACAATTTGTTAGTGTGTACTCCGTTTTATATGTGCTAACGGCAAAACGTATTTTTGTTAGGTACATCGTAATACATTCTCAAACTACCGATAGAGCTACAGCACTGGAATTTTCATCCAGGAAAggaatcatttaattaatttagtttgcATACAtcttttcgtaaaaaaatcaatatttgagAGTATCCCTggggccggcaacgcactcactaAAAATTGATGTCTATgagctgcgatgactgccctttttgcccccccccctattatatataaaaaagggaATTTTGTGGGCGTATTATCatggttatatttaaattctccATACTAAAATCATGGAGCTTATTCTATTACGATAGATTCCTGTATGTGTGAAAGGTAGGTAGACCTATGTAGGAAGATTGTAGTAAACTGCATACCTTATGTTTTTGTTGACTTCTCTTTCGAAATATACGTAGGTATTtgacttttatattttgtctCAAATTCATACAAGGCACTTGTCAAATcacctttttttttctttgaaatttcttataaattctTAGATTTAGgatgagaaaaatatttcctttctTAATAATGTAAgcatttatacttaataatactcattttaattgtacaatacaataaagcTAATTTTCGAATCTTGGTCACGaaaattcgttttttttattgcccgagtataataattgtagttCAAATCGTGATTTcgattttataactaatgaTTCGCATAAAAAaaggtgaaaaaaaataataaaaacaaataactaaaaaagaCTTTATTGCatcaatattgaaataaaataatggcaacatttaaaaacttagaatgtacaaaaaaaatgcattcaCGTACACGTGCATTATGTacagaaaaaaacattgaccTCAT carries:
- the LOC110999206 gene encoding uncharacterized protein LOC110999206; translated protein: MASKIVLLVLVAGASVRGDYRSDGGFLPSPSYQRTEDQLAEPSARSDKSRDENNDHGDRTQRFGISSYGTTGPYGGSAPGIYGPLKIDLGGVLLGSILGFGAVIVLPKIIHAFSYGYGGYGRSAESDLGQLSDLLGHFDQTLGRYNVDSASCMQRLACSYVQLANENMVTGNGTDFDTILASVANNALLHRMLEGTSIYEAMSAGRSLETDCHQRYSKCRLDKNTVVKIITQMIPT